A genome region from Natronobeatus ordinarius includes the following:
- a CDS encoding (2Fe-2S)-binding protein translates to MAAHDISLTVNGTEHRLTVEPRTLLLTVLREELGYTGANFGCDTGRCGACTVRLDGEAIKSCLRFAVQADGAEVETVEGLAPEGELTPLQEQFREHHGLQCGYCTPGMVMTADTYLRDAEAPTREEIREAIEGNLCRCTGYHNIVDAIEATAAKRGEER, encoded by the coding sequence ATGGCAGCACACGACATCTCACTGACGGTGAACGGAACGGAGCATCGGCTGACGGTGGAGCCGCGAACGCTGTTGCTCACGGTACTTCGAGAGGAGCTCGGGTACACAGGGGCGAATTTCGGCTGTGACACGGGGCGGTGTGGCGCGTGCACCGTCCGGCTGGACGGGGAGGCGATCAAGTCCTGCCTGCGTTTTGCCGTCCAGGCCGACGGCGCTGAAGTGGAGACCGTGGAAGGACTCGCCCCCGAGGGCGAACTCACACCGCTCCAGGAGCAGTTTCGCGAGCACCACGGACTGCAGTGTGGCTACTGCACCCCGGGGATGGTGATGACCGCGGACACGTATCTCCGCGACGCCGAAGCGCCCACGCGGGAGGAGATCAGAGAAGCGATCGAGGGGAACCTCTGTCGGTGTACGGGCTATCACAACATCGTCGACGCGATCGAGGCCACGGCGGCCAAGCGTGGAGAAGAACGATGA
- a CDS encoding 5-oxoprolinase subunit B family protein, producing the protein MGDVTIEHQELPEPRYEYGGDDYVFVELDEKMSFDANFKAQAICQEIQENDLEGLLEVAPANASYLIQFDPAVLHPDELIEELKRLESAIDVSEYRWEARVFDFPVLYEDPWTHETLMQFRERHQDPDATDLEYSARINDFDSVEAFIDHHAGAPHMVTMVGFVPGLPFCFQMVPRDEQIEVPKYEQPRTDTPSRAIGFGGAFTAIYPVQGAGGYQLYGRTPVEVLDVDQELADFEESMVLPNPGDILNFRQIDREEYDAIREEIEAGTYRYTRETVEFEPEEFFADPHGYNERLVEVVS; encoded by the coding sequence ATGGGAGACGTCACCATCGAACACCAGGAGCTTCCGGAACCGCGGTACGAGTACGGCGGCGACGATTACGTCTTCGTCGAACTCGACGAGAAGATGAGCTTCGACGCCAACTTCAAGGCCCAGGCGATTTGCCAGGAGATTCAGGAGAACGACCTCGAGGGGCTGCTCGAGGTCGCTCCCGCGAACGCCTCCTACCTCATCCAGTTCGATCCCGCCGTGCTCCACCCGGACGAGTTGATCGAGGAACTGAAGCGACTCGAGTCAGCGATCGACGTCTCGGAGTATCGGTGGGAGGCGCGGGTGTTCGACTTCCCCGTCCTCTACGAGGACCCGTGGACCCACGAGACGCTCATGCAGTTCCGGGAGCGCCACCAGGACCCCGACGCGACGGACCTCGAGTACTCCGCCCGGATCAACGACTTCGACTCCGTCGAGGCGTTTATCGACCACCACGCCGGCGCGCCGCACATGGTGACGATGGTCGGCTTCGTTCCCGGGCTCCCCTTTTGTTTCCAGATGGTGCCCCGCGACGAACAGATCGAGGTGCCCAAATACGAACAGCCCCGGACCGACACTCCGAGCCGGGCGATCGGCTTCGGCGGCGCGTTCACCGCCATCTACCCCGTCCAGGGCGCGGGCGGCTACCAGCTCTACGGACGGACGCCGGTTGAGGTCCTCGACGTGGACCAGGAGCTGGCCGACTTCGAGGAGTCGATGGTGCTCCCGAACCCGGGAGACATCCTGAACTTCCGACAGATCGACCGCGAGGAGTACGACGCGATCCGGGAAGAGATCGAGGCGGGGACGTACCGCTACACCCGCGAGACGGTCGAGTTCGAGCCCGAGGAGTTCTTCGCCGACCCACACGGCTACAACGAGCGGCTCGTGGAGGTGGTCTCCTGA
- a CDS encoding xanthine dehydrogenase family protein molybdopterin-binding subunit, which translates to MSETDASTEDRPSEGMGAAVSRDEDVPLLRGEGTYTADVSLPGTAWLGICRSEHAHARLVDVDTSEAEAMDDVLAVFTGADVEDSGVPNTIPTAWMLPGLVTPQYKILAVDKVRHEGRAVAAVVAESVHAARDAVDRIDVEYEPLEFATDPVEAVEADLPPVHDDAADNVAFDFELGDADAVDEAFADADRTASVDLRQPRLIPNAMEPRAALADWNETTGGLRLWTTSQNPHLHRMLLSAGTLGLPENRIQVIAPEVGGGFGSKIYHYPDEAITAWCSMQLGRPVKWQASRAEGYLTDCHGRDHVTSAEIALDDDGTIRGVRVETHAGLGAQLSQFATATPSYLYATILSGEYAIPAIHCRVVGAFTNTTPVDAYRGAGRAEGIYVIERLVDVAARELELDPAELRRRNQIPPGEFPYETAAAVVYDSGEYERAMDVALEHVGYEELRERQAELREEGRYLGIGLANFVESAGLSPSGVAGELGAAAGGWESSIVRFDSTGTVTVLVGTADQGQGHRTTYAQVVAEELGVSLEDVEVVEGDTDRIPQGMGTYGSRSASVGGGAIARGAREVREKAREIAAHQLEAEADDLEFADGEFRIAGAPDRSMHVQEIAAEAYLGHNLPEGMDPGLEVTNFYDPENFTFPFGTHVAVVEVDPETGEIEIERYVAVDDCGEIINPMIVEGQVHGGIAQGIGAALYEGGAYDDDGHLRTRRMDEYAVPHATMLPDFETDTTVTPSPHNPLGVKGVGESATIAAAPTVVSAVVDALEPFDVDHLDMPITPETVWRATRGGE; encoded by the coding sequence ATGAGCGAGACCGATGCGAGTACGGAGGACCGACCGTCAGAGGGGATGGGCGCGGCCGTCTCCCGCGACGAGGACGTCCCGCTCCTGCGCGGCGAGGGGACCTACACCGCCGACGTCTCGCTGCCCGGGACGGCCTGGCTCGGGATCTGTCGCTCGGAGCACGCCCACGCCCGGCTCGTCGACGTCGATACGAGCGAGGCCGAGGCGATGGACGACGTACTCGCCGTCTTCACCGGCGCGGACGTCGAGGACAGCGGCGTCCCGAACACGATCCCGACCGCCTGGATGCTCCCCGGGCTCGTCACGCCCCAGTACAAGATCCTCGCCGTGGACAAGGTGCGCCACGAGGGCCGCGCCGTCGCCGCGGTCGTCGCCGAGAGCGTCCACGCCGCCCGCGACGCCGTCGACCGGATCGACGTCGAGTACGAACCGCTCGAGTTCGCCACCGACCCGGTCGAGGCAGTCGAGGCCGATCTCCCGCCGGTCCACGACGACGCGGCGGACAACGTCGCCTTCGACTTCGAACTGGGCGACGCCGACGCGGTCGACGAGGCGTTCGCCGACGCCGACCGGACGGCGAGCGTCGACCTGCGCCAGCCGCGGCTGATCCCGAACGCGATGGAGCCGCGGGCGGCGCTGGCCGACTGGAACGAGACGACCGGGGGGTTGCGCCTGTGGACGACGAGCCAGAACCCCCACCTCCACCGGATGCTCCTCTCGGCGGGAACGCTCGGGCTCCCCGAGAACCGGATCCAGGTGATCGCGCCGGAGGTCGGCGGCGGCTTCGGCAGCAAGATCTACCACTACCCCGACGAGGCGATCACGGCCTGGTGTTCGATGCAACTCGGCCGGCCGGTGAAGTGGCAGGCGAGCCGGGCGGAGGGCTACCTGACCGACTGCCACGGCCGGGACCACGTCACGAGCGCCGAAATCGCCCTCGACGACGACGGCACCATCAGGGGCGTTCGGGTCGAGACCCACGCGGGACTCGGCGCCCAGCTCTCGCAGTTCGCCACGGCGACCCCGTCGTACCTCTACGCCACGATCCTCTCGGGCGAGTACGCCATCCCGGCGATCCACTGCCGGGTGGTCGGCGCGTTCACCAACACGACGCCCGTCGACGCCTACCGGGGGGCCGGCCGCGCCGAGGGCATCTACGTGATCGAACGGCTCGTGGACGTCGCCGCCCGCGAACTCGAGCTCGACCCGGCCGAACTCCGTCGGCGCAACCAGATCCCGCCAGGCGAGTTCCCCTACGAGACAGCCGCCGCGGTCGTCTACGACAGTGGCGAGTACGAGCGCGCGATGGACGTCGCCCTCGAGCACGTCGGCTACGAGGAGTTGCGCGAGCGCCAGGCCGAACTCCGCGAGGAGGGTCGGTACCTGGGAATCGGTCTCGCGAACTTCGTCGAGTCGGCCGGGCTCTCGCCGTCGGGCGTCGCCGGAGAGTTAGGGGCGGCGGCGGGCGGCTGGGAGAGCTCGATCGTCCGCTTCGACTCGACGGGGACCGTGACGGTCCTCGTCGGGACGGCCGACCAGGGCCAGGGTCACCGGACGACCTACGCCCAGGTCGTCGCCGAGGAGCTCGGCGTTTCGCTCGAGGACGTCGAGGTGGTCGAGGGCGACACCGACCGCATCCCGCAGGGAATGGGAACGTACGGCAGCCGGAGCGCGTCGGTCGGCGGCGGCGCAATCGCCCGCGGTGCCCGCGAGGTGCGCGAGAAGGCGAGAGAGATCGCCGCCCACCAGCTCGAGGCGGAGGCCGACGACCTCGAGTTCGCCGACGGCGAGTTCCGGATCGCCGGCGCACCCGACCGCTCGATGCACGTCCAGGAGATCGCTGCGGAGGCGTACCTGGGCCATAATCTGCCCGAGGGGATGGATCCCGGACTCGAGGTGACGAACTTCTACGACCCCGAGAACTTCACGTTCCCCTTCGGCACCCACGTCGCGGTCGTCGAGGTCGACCCCGAGACGGGGGAGATCGAGATCGAGCGCTACGTCGCCGTCGACGACTGCGGGGAGATCATCAACCCGATGATCGTCGAGGGGCAGGTCCACGGCGGGATCGCCCAGGGCATCGGCGCGGCACTCTACGAGGGCGGTGCGTACGACGACGACGGCCACCTCCGGACCCGGCGGATGGACGAGTACGCCGTCCCCCACGCGACGATGCTGCCGGACTTCGAGACCGACACCACGGTGACGCCCAGCCCGCACAATCCGCTCGGCGTGAAGGGCGTCGGCGAGTCGGCCACCATCGCCGCGGCGCCGACGGTCGTCTCGGCCGTCGTGGACGCGCTCGAGCCGTTCGACGTCGACCACCTCGACATGCCGATCACGCCGGAGACGGTCTGGCGGGCCACGAGGGGTGGGGAGTGA
- a CDS encoding efflux RND transporter permease subunit produces the protein MARGLAERYAAAITEHSRVVIALLLVLTLVVAAGAAVGESEDAGIGEFETDSEETAALEEIEATYGTDDAVVAQLVVRDEGGDVLTRDSLLEGLYLQRDVHENETLNATLDEEGFVALENVVATGAVFEDRAAELEDRGAELGERAEELNETATRLETALDAVVELQTEYTTASLEYEAGAIDESTYDERTADLDAQYDDVLEEASDELTDEQRTAFESTAETLRAVQDELVRLEADDDAPDQQRLEELSEQRGELYERGTAGVLAAEFERLEDDREELEAEGEALEEAGMPPLEAQLDALESRSDEEVESLLADVLDPGADQGGEDAYEFLPTDYEPGSTEAESRIAFLFQVDDSGPEDEPQAAYDAQVAIDALVEERFDDAFVFGQGVTDAASASAVGDSFAIITPVALVLVLFVLGVTYRDLVDVLLGVVGISLVMAWLAGILGWLEIPSSQLLIAVPFLLIGLSIDYSLHVVMRYREARAGTLEERPDATATEADAGDGATDGGLPGPRGGMGLGLAGVVLALAAATFSTGVGFLSNVVSPLPAIQDFAILSAGGILATFVVFGALVPALKVEVDELLERRFDRDRAKEPFGMGAGVVNRALLGVVGLVRRAPLAVVVLALLLAVGGAYGATGIDTEFNQADFLPQDAPEWAKSLPGPFAPDTYTIADDAAYLGDNFLERGEGSQAQVLIGGTDSGDVTDPATLTAIDDASDGVEGETIAVRPGGQPAIEGPPSVIRELTSEHEAVAAALEARDTTGDGLPNEDVAGFYDVLFEADADRAGDVLYRTDGGQYESARLLVDVRGDAAAQDVADDTRDLAAAIEASAPTTAIAAGGPVTTAVVQDALLETLVQAFAVTLVVILAFLTILYWVRHRSLTLGAVTLVPVVAALAWLLGTMAVFDVPFNSETAVITSLAIGLGVDYAIHVSERFVAEREKRGSSGPPESRTGNDVTRERSETLDEALVATVTGTGGALLGSAATTAAGFGVLALALAPPLQRFGLVTGLSIVFAFVACVTVLPCLLVVRERLLTSS, from the coding sequence ATGGCGCGAGGGCTCGCCGAACGGTACGCAGCGGCCATCACCGAGCACAGTCGCGTCGTGATCGCGCTCTTGCTCGTGCTCACGCTCGTCGTCGCCGCCGGGGCGGCCGTCGGCGAGTCAGAGGACGCAGGAATCGGGGAGTTCGAGACCGATTCCGAGGAGACCGCGGCGCTCGAGGAGATCGAGGCGACCTACGGCACCGACGACGCCGTCGTCGCCCAGCTCGTCGTCCGCGACGAGGGCGGGGACGTCCTCACCCGTGACTCGCTACTCGAGGGACTGTACCTCCAGCGAGACGTCCACGAAAACGAGACGCTGAACGCGACCCTCGACGAGGAGGGCTTCGTCGCCCTCGAGAACGTCGTCGCCACGGGCGCGGTGTTCGAGGACCGGGCCGCCGAACTCGAGGACCGCGGAGCCGAACTCGGCGAACGAGCTGAGGAACTGAACGAGACCGCCACCCGCCTCGAGACGGCCCTCGATGCGGTCGTCGAGCTCCAGACCGAGTACACGACGGCGAGCCTCGAGTACGAGGCCGGAGCGATCGACGAGTCGACTTACGACGAGCGGACGGCCGACCTCGACGCCCAGTACGACGACGTCCTCGAGGAGGCGAGTGACGAGCTCACCGACGAGCAGCGAACGGCGTTCGAGTCGACGGCGGAGACGCTCCGGGCAGTCCAGGACGAACTCGTGAGACTCGAGGCCGACGACGACGCCCCGGATCAACAGCGCCTCGAGGAGCTCAGCGAACAACGTGGAGAGCTCTACGAGCGAGGCACGGCGGGCGTCCTCGCCGCGGAGTTCGAACGCCTCGAGGACGACCGCGAGGAACTCGAGGCAGAGGGTGAGGCCCTCGAGGAGGCGGGGATGCCACCACTCGAAGCGCAGCTCGACGCCCTCGAGTCCCGCTCAGACGAGGAGGTCGAGTCGCTGCTCGCGGACGTTCTCGACCCCGGCGCCGACCAGGGCGGCGAGGACGCCTACGAGTTCCTCCCGACCGACTACGAACCGGGCTCGACGGAAGCCGAGTCGCGGATCGCCTTTCTCTTCCAGGTCGACGACAGTGGGCCCGAGGACGAGCCGCAGGCGGCCTACGACGCCCAGGTCGCGATCGACGCGCTCGTCGAGGAGCGATTCGACGACGCGTTCGTCTTCGGCCAGGGCGTCACCGACGCGGCCTCGGCGAGCGCCGTCGGCGACAGCTTCGCGATCATCACGCCCGTCGCGCTCGTGCTCGTGCTGTTCGTCCTCGGAGTCACCTACCGCGACCTCGTCGACGTACTGCTCGGCGTCGTCGGTATCTCCCTCGTGATGGCCTGGCTCGCGGGCATCCTGGGGTGGCTCGAGATCCCGAGCAGTCAGCTGCTGATCGCCGTCCCCTTCCTCCTGATCGGCCTGAGCATCGACTACTCCTTACACGTCGTGATGCGGTATCGGGAAGCGAGAGCGGGGACGCTCGAGGAGCGCCCCGACGCGACGGCGACCGAGGCAGATGCCGGCGACGGCGCGACCGACGGCGGCCTGCCCGGTCCGCGCGGCGGTATGGGCCTCGGGCTCGCGGGCGTCGTGCTCGCGCTCGCCGCCGCGACGTTCTCGACTGGGGTTGGCTTCCTCTCGAACGTCGTCAGTCCGTTGCCGGCGATCCAGGACTTCGCAATCTTGAGCGCCGGCGGCATCCTCGCGACGTTCGTCGTCTTCGGCGCGCTCGTGCCGGCGCTGAAAGTCGAGGTCGACGAGCTACTGGAAAGACGGTTCGACCGCGACCGGGCGAAAGAGCCCTTCGGGATGGGTGCCGGCGTCGTCAACCGCGCGCTGCTGGGCGTCGTCGGCCTCGTCCGGCGGGCGCCGCTCGCGGTCGTCGTCCTCGCGCTGTTGCTCGCCGTCGGCGGCGCCTACGGTGCGACCGGCATCGACACCGAGTTCAATCAGGCCGACTTCCTGCCCCAGGACGCCCCCGAGTGGGCCAAATCGCTGCCCGGCCCGTTCGCTCCCGACACCTACACGATCGCCGACGACGCCGCGTACCTCGGCGACAACTTCCTCGAGCGCGGCGAGGGGAGCCAGGCGCAGGTGCTGATCGGCGGGACGGATTCCGGGGACGTAACCGACCCCGCTACCCTCACGGCGATCGACGACGCGAGCGACGGCGTCGAGGGCGAAACGATCGCCGTCCGGCCCGGTGGCCAGCCCGCGATCGAGGGACCGCCGTCGGTGATTCGTGAGCTGACGAGCGAGCACGAAGCCGTCGCGGCGGCGCTCGAGGCCCGCGACACGACGGGTGACGGGCTCCCGAACGAGGACGTCGCTGGCTTCTACGACGTGCTGTTCGAGGCCGACGCCGATCGGGCGGGCGACGTGCTCTATCGGACGGACGGGGGCCAGTACGAGTCAGCCCGTCTGCTCGTGGACGTCCGCGGCGACGCCGCCGCCCAGGACGTCGCCGACGACACCCGCGACCTCGCCGCCGCGATCGAGGCCAGCGCCCCTACGACCGCGATCGCAGCCGGCGGCCCCGTCACGACCGCCGTCGTCCAGGACGCCTTACTCGAGACGCTCGTCCAGGCGTTCGCGGTGACGCTCGTGGTCATCCTCGCGTTCCTGACGATACTCTACTGGGTGCGCCACCGCTCGCTCACCCTCGGGGCGGTGACGCTCGTGCCTGTCGTGGCCGCGCTCGCCTGGCTGCTCGGGACGATGGCGGTCTTCGACGTGCCGTTCAACAGCGAGACGGCGGTGATCACGAGCCTGGCGATCGGACTGGGCGTCGACTACGCCATCCACGTGAGCGAGCGGTTCGTCGCCGAGCGGGAGAAGCGAGGGTCCTCGGGACCCCCGGAATCGCGAACGGGGAACGACGTGACCCGTGAGCGGAGCGAGACGCTCGACGAGGCGCTCGTCGCCACGGTGACGGGCACCGGCGGCGCGCTGCTCGGCAGCGCGGCGACGACGGCAGCCGGCTTCGGCGTCCTCGCGCTCGCGCTCGCCCCGCCGCTCCAGCGGTTCGGGCTGGTAACGGGGCTGAGCATCGTCTTCGCGTTCGTCGCCTGCGTCACCGTCCTCCCGTGCCTGCTCGTGGTGCGCGAACGGCTGCTCACCTCGTCGTGA
- a CDS encoding biotin-dependent carboxyltransferase family protein produces the protein MSLHVRDGGLVTTVQDTGRHGHYHIGMPPSGAMDDFAHRVANALVGNDAEAATLEMTYQGAALEFEADAVFAVTGADMEPTLEGEPVPTWTAVEAEAGDVLEFGFAGEGVRAYLAVAGGIDVEPVMGSRSTYTLIGIGGYEGRALEAGDVLTIGEAEGDADDLVGQSVADDHLPDYSRTDIRVVMGLCDYRLTDEGREAFLTADWKVSDEADRVGYRFEGPDITDMFEEREQPFGAGPDVTNVVDLGYPVGSIQMAGQPIVLMRDAVTGGGYATVGTVISTDRDALAQCRTYDTVSLVPVDVEEALEARRERDERLAEIDASLSS, from the coding sequence ATGTCCCTGCACGTTCGCGACGGCGGCCTCGTCACGACGGTCCAGGACACTGGCCGGCACGGCCACTACCACATCGGGATGCCGCCCTCGGGCGCGATGGACGACTTCGCCCACCGCGTGGCGAACGCTCTCGTCGGCAACGACGCCGAGGCGGCCACCCTCGAGATGACCTATCAGGGTGCAGCCCTCGAGTTCGAAGCGGACGCCGTCTTCGCCGTCACCGGCGCGGACATGGAGCCGACGCTCGAGGGCGAACCGGTGCCGACGTGGACGGCCGTCGAGGCCGAGGCGGGCGACGTCCTCGAGTTCGGCTTCGCGGGTGAAGGCGTGCGCGCGTACCTCGCGGTCGCCGGCGGGATCGACGTCGAGCCCGTGATGGGCAGCCGATCGACGTACACCCTCATCGGCATCGGCGGCTACGAGGGGCGCGCGCTCGAGGCGGGCGACGTCCTGACGATCGGCGAGGCCGAGGGCGACGCCGACGACCTGGTGGGGCAGTCGGTGGCCGACGACCACCTGCCCGACTACTCGCGCACGGACATCCGTGTCGTGATGGGCCTCTGTGACTACCGGCTCACCGACGAGGGCCGCGAGGCGTTCCTCACGGCCGACTGGAAGGTCTCCGACGAGGCCGACCGCGTCGGCTACCGGTTCGAAGGACCGGACATCACGGACATGTTCGAAGAGCGCGAGCAGCCGTTCGGGGCCGGGCCGGACGTCACCAACGTCGTCGACCTCGGCTACCCCGTCGGCTCCATCCAGATGGCCGGCCAGCCCATCGTCCTGATGCGCGACGCCGTCACCGGCGGCGGCTACGCGACCGTCGGGACGGTGATCAGCACCGACCGGGACGCCCTCGCCCAGTGTCGGACCTACGACACCGTCTCGCTCGTCCCCGTCGACGTCGAGGAGGCCCTCGAGGCCCGCCGCGAGCGCGACGAGCGACTCGCCGAGATCGACGCGTCGCTCTCGAGCTGA
- a CDS encoding acetyl-CoA carboxylase: protein MSTERIQSPMPGVFYSRPDPEEPPYVEEGDRVSEGDVVGLVGVMKNFHDVTAESDGTITEIIAENEQEIQAGDDLLVLETD, encoded by the coding sequence ATGAGTACGGAACGCATTCAGTCTCCGATGCCGGGCGTCTTCTACAGTCGGCCCGATCCCGAGGAACCGCCGTACGTCGAAGAAGGTGACCGAGTCTCCGAGGGCGACGTCGTCGGCCTCGTCGGCGTGATGAAGAACTTCCACGACGTTACGGCCGAGTCAGACGGAACGATCACCGAAATTATCGCCGAGAACGAACAGGAGATCCAGGCCGGTGACGACCTGCTGGTCCTCGAGACCGACTGA
- a CDS encoding FAD binding domain-containing protein: MYASDFEYHRAESVKEAIELLTEHDGAQLVAGTHGLLPRMKTGEERPRALVDVAGLDGLSDVDERDDALTIGALVTHARLAKSEPVREHATALADAAGELGDPQVRNGGTIGGNLAHGDARSDPPAAVLALGGSLELRGPDGERRLDATTLFEGHFETAVGDDEVVTALSIPPHDDATSAYVKRRNPLSGYALVGVAAWVRLEDDEIAEARVAATGTPPHPVRLTGVEDELEDATADEETIAAAAARATEGLVVDELRSDVQASAEYRAHLLSVDTERALRRVCGLEDDE; this comes from the coding sequence ATGTACGCGAGCGACTTCGAGTACCACCGAGCCGAGAGTGTGAAGGAGGCGATCGAGCTGCTCACAGAACACGACGGCGCGCAGCTGGTCGCCGGCACGCACGGCCTGCTCCCGCGGATGAAGACCGGCGAGGAGCGACCGCGGGCGCTGGTCGACGTGGCCGGCCTCGATGGCCTCTCCGACGTCGACGAGCGGGACGACGCGCTCACGATCGGCGCGCTCGTCACCCACGCACGACTCGCCAAGTCGGAGCCGGTTCGCGAGCACGCGACGGCCCTCGCGGACGCAGCCGGCGAACTCGGCGACCCGCAGGTCAGAAACGGCGGGACGATCGGCGGCAACCTCGCCCACGGCGACGCCCGGTCGGATCCGCCGGCAGCCGTCCTCGCGCTCGGTGGCTCGCTCGAGCTCCGGGGACCCGACGGCGAGCGCCGGCTGGACGCGACGACGCTCTTCGAGGGCCACTTCGAGACGGCCGTCGGCGACGACGAGGTCGTCACCGCGCTCTCGATCCCGCCCCACGACGACGCGACGAGCGCGTACGTCAAGCGACGGAACCCGCTGTCGGGCTACGCGCTGGTGGGCGTCGCCGCGTGGGTGCGCCTCGAGGACGACGAAATCGCCGAGGCGCGGGTCGCCGCGACCGGCACGCCGCCACACCCCGTCCGGCTGACGGGTGTCGAGGACGAACTCGAGGACGCGACGGCCGACGAGGAGACGATCGCCGCGGCGGCCGCCCGTGCGACCGAGGGGCTCGTGGTCGACGAACTGCGTTCGGACGTCCAGGCGTCCGCCGAGTACCGCGCCCACCTGCTCTCGGTCGACACGGAACGGGCGCTCCGGCGGGTGTGCGGGCTCGAAGACGACGAGTGA
- a CDS encoding acetyl-CoA carboxylase biotin carboxylase subunit: MFDRVLVANRGEIAVRVLQAASELGMETVAVYSDADETAKHVRRADEAVHVGPSVADKSYLDREALLEAAAEADVDAIHPGYGFLAENESFARRVEESPFAWVGPPSELMADFGEKTKSRTLMDRAGVPIVPGTRDPIDDPAQVREFAAEHGYPVAIKADGGGGGRGLRVVEDENEIESAFEQARREGEAYFDNPAVYVEKFLDDPRHIEVQVIADEHGNVRHLYERDCSVQRRQQKLIEETPSPVLDDETREELCEAATRGVAEAGYTNAGTVEFLYEGGDFYFLEVNARIQVEHTITEAVTGIDLVKEQFRVAAGEEISFEQAEVEPRGAAIEFRINAEDPTREFAPTPGELETYQPPTGNGVRVDDGVNEGDRVSPFYDSLVAKFVVSGRDREEALSRSRRALEETEIEGIATTIPFHLAVLADETFRQNEHTTKYLDRQFDGLEDE, from the coding sequence ATGTTCGATCGCGTCCTCGTGGCGAACCGCGGTGAGATCGCCGTCCGCGTCCTGCAGGCGGCGAGCGAGCTCGGGATGGAGACCGTCGCCGTCTACAGCGACGCAGACGAGACGGCCAAACACGTCCGGCGGGCGGACGAGGCGGTCCACGTCGGCCCCTCCGTCGCCGACAAGAGCTACCTGGATCGGGAGGCCTTACTCGAGGCTGCGGCGGAGGCGGACGTCGACGCGATCCACCCCGGCTACGGCTTCCTCGCCGAGAACGAGTCGTTTGCCCGGCGGGTCGAGGAGTCGCCGTTCGCCTGGGTCGGGCCGCCGTCGGAGCTGATGGCCGACTTCGGCGAGAAGACGAAGTCCCGGACGCTCATGGATCGGGCGGGCGTGCCGATCGTCCCCGGCACTCGCGACCCGATCGACGACCCGGCGCAAGTACGCGAGTTCGCCGCAGAACACGGCTATCCCGTCGCGATCAAGGCCGACGGCGGCGGCGGCGGTCGCGGGCTGCGCGTCGTCGAGGACGAGAACGAGATCGAGTCGGCGTTCGAGCAGGCCAGGCGGGAAGGTGAAGCGTACTTCGACAACCCGGCGGTGTACGTCGAGAAGTTCCTGGACGATCCCCGCCACATTGAGGTCCAGGTCATCGCCGACGAACACGGCAACGTCCGTCACCTCTACGAGCGCGACTGTTCCGTCCAGCGCCGCCAGCAGAAGCTCATCGAGGAGACACCCTCGCCCGTCCTCGACGACGAGACGCGCGAGGAGCTCTGCGAAGCGGCCACGCGAGGCGTCGCCGAGGCCGGCTACACCAACGCCGGCACCGTCGAATTCCTCTATGAGGGCGGCGACTTCTACTTCCTCGAGGTCAACGCCCGGATCCAGGTCGAGCACACGATCACCGAGGCCGTCACGGGAATCGATCTCGTGAAAGAGCAGTTCCGGGTGGCCGCAGGCGAGGAGATTTCCTTCGAGCAAGCGGAGGTAGAGCCCCGCGGGGCCGCCATCGAGTTTCGGATCAACGCCGAGGATCCCACCCGGGAGTTCGCCCCCACCCCGGGCGAACTCGAGACCTACCAGCCGCCGACGGGCAACGGCGTCCGCGTCGACGACGGCGTGAACGAGGGCGACCGGGTGAGCCCCTTCTACGACTCGCTCGTCGCGAAGTTCGTCGTCAGTGGCCGGGACCGCGAGGAAGCCCTCTCGCGGAGCCGCCGGGCGCTCGAAGAAACGGAGATCGAAGGGATCGCGACGACGATCCCGTTCCACCTCGCCGTCCTTGCAGACGAGACGTTCCGCCAGAACGAGCACACGACGAAGTACCTCGACCGGCAGTTCGACGGGCTCGAGGACGAGTGA